DNA sequence from the Eptesicus fuscus isolate TK198812 chromosome 7, DD_ASM_mEF_20220401, whole genome shotgun sequence genome:
agagggaagaccttGTGAAGATACACGGAGAAGACGGCCATCAGCAAGCCAAGCAGagaagcctcagaagaaaccaactctgctgacaccttgatcttggacttctagcctccagaactgtgagaaaatcatttttttgttgtttaagcctcccAATCTGTGGTACTTTGTCATAGCAATCCTAGCAGATCAAGATAGGAAGGTATAATCTTAAATTTGAATGGTGTCACATAGGACTCTGTCTTCGCAccactttctaaaaatgtttttccttttatattgttGACAATGTATAAGATTTGTTTTTTATCTGAACACATGGGAACAATGATTAAGGATTCATGTTGTCTGGCTGTATCGGACTGCAAAGCAGGAGGATTTAACTATCTAACCATACAGCTCACCATTGTTGACTTCTCAACCAAGGAAGATGGATGGAATACTTTCATGAGGTCAACCTTAAATAACCCATCCCCTCACTTGGATCAGACGGCTCCTGGAGTATGTGTTTTAGAGCCACCCAATCTTGATGAACCCCAGCCACAGAGTTCTTAACATGAGACCCAGATGGTGGCCTTTTATGGAAGGAGCAGTCAGCTGGCAGCCGTTCCCTTTACAATCCTTCAAGCTAAGATGTCTCTACCGGGCAGCACGGTAAATAAATTCTGGGGGCCCAAACATTTACTAAGAGAGCTTGAGAAGATTTCAACTTCTTCCAGGCAAAAAAATAAGacgaaaagaaataaacaaaataaaaatcacgaGTGCTCCTTCTGACTGACAGGAGGTCAGCCTAGATCTCGACACCAACAGAATGTGAACCTGGCCTCTCACATTTTATGTCTCAAGTCATATTTTCCCCTTCAGTCAACCCTGCAGAACATGTTTTCACTCTGCATTGTGGCGGTGAGGCTTCATGCCCGTGGAACATGCAGGAGGTCTGGTTCCCTGAGAAAACCAGCCCATTTTACCCCTGCAAAGCAATTCTGGAAGGGTGTGGTACGTGGAGTTTTTACTCCAGGCCCCTAGAACCAGGCTAACTGGGTgcaaatcccagctttgccatTTGCAGTTGcattgggcaagtgacttaaccccTCTGTGCCTCGGTGTCCTCAGGCGTTAAGTGGGAATAGTAGTAGTATCCAACTCATGGggatgttgtgaggattacataaaTTATTACTGCAAAGCATTtccacactgcctggcacattgtCAGTGGTCACTGGCTAATACTGTTATTAACAGAATTACATATACCAGTCCCTTATAGACATACCTCTGTgggattatattttaattatattttaatgaccTTTGCCTTTGACATTGCCCAGGGGAATAGTGTTTCTATATGACTCCCCAGAAAATAAATGATCTAGGTCTCAATCTCCACTTTATTTGCATGTGGTTACAATTTATAAATACACTTGCCATTTTACTTCCCCTCCGAAACTCTCCTTTTACCTAGCAACCCTACCCAACCCCCCAGTTTTTAATGACTCCCTTTCTTCTCCAGAGGAGAGGGGTGGTGCTCCATGTAACCCCATCTTCACATAGGGTCTACCTCAGTCCATGTGAAGTGCAGGTCCTCAAAGGGCCTCTGGAGCTTGGGATGAGTGCCACGGATCTGTCAGAGGTCCCAGTGATGTCCTTGCAAGTGACAGGAGCTGGCTTCCTTCTGTGCCATGCTTTGGGTGCAGAGCGCCATGGTGGGCAGCAGCAGGCATCATGTGCTCTGTCTGCCTGAAGCTGAGCTGGTGCAGCTCCAGTGGCCAGGGGATCTGCAATGAAGTCTCAGGCCTGTTCAGGCAGTAGTGAGAGTCCTGTGGCGGGCACCGTACCCAGCCAGTGCCCGGCCCTGCTCTCGGAGGTGTCTGAGGCCTGGCCCCTTCGGGCTCGCCTCTCAGGGGCCCTACCCAGGCCCCCTGTCAATCCTGTGTGGGCAGGGCAGCCTCGGGGAGAAGGTGCTCTTGTGCCTCCCTTCTCCTGGCTTCTTCCAGACACCATGAGGCATGGGTGACAGATTGGGTCCTTGGTCCTGTCAGAGGTCTTGGCATCCCAGTGTCTCTGTCTCGGCCAGGTGCCAAGCTTTGCCATCTTCCTGGTAGGGTGTAGAGAGCCCGGGAGGACCAGGGGCACCCTCTTCAGGAATGGGGTATGGAGGCTCCGGGGGCGCAGGGGGGTCTCCAGGGCCTCGTGCTCCCCCCAGTACTGGTCCATTGTAGATGTAGATATTGCCAGTGACAGTCACAGACCCGCCGGTGACATGAAAGCCATTGGTACCTGTGGGAAGGGAAGCAGAgtgagaggggctgaggggcactgtgggggaaggaaggcctgtgtACCCCCTGCATTTGGTGCCCCTACATCCTGAATGCCCTCACTCCTCTGCCTTCTCCATTTCCTCTCTGGCCCCACTCCCATTTGCCATTGGTTTCTTGAGCTCTGCATTCATTTCTGTTTCTGGGTTTTTCagactcttcctttctctctagttGGGACATTCTGGCTGGCTCTCAGTCTCGGTCTTGCCTCGCactttctctccctgcccaccaTCCTTCCCATCgcacttccccacccccacactcccctccctgcagcctgctCACCGTGGGCCACCTGGCCTTGCTCTGGGAGCTCAGCTTCCAGCTCCCGGGCCTGGCTCAGAGGACTCTGCTGTTGTAGCACCTCTTGCTCCACaactgggggtggtgggggccaggCTGAGGCCAGGGGCAAGTCTCCAGGGATGGGCAGAAGTGGCTTTACCAGGTCAGGGATATGTGGGTTGATGCTTGGAGGCTGCCAGTTTCCATCAGCAATATTGGATTCTTCTCCCTgcaggagagaagcagagaatcaaccaatgatgtGGGCTTCAGACCCCATCTTTCTTTAATTCCCACATCCCACCCCAGCTTAGGCAGCCCAGGGCCCTCCTCTGCTCTTCCTCAAGCTCCCTGCCACAGGCCTTTGCACTTGACATTCTTGCTTCTTGGAGCATTTCCCCAGGCATCCTGATACCTTCATTTCTTCAGATCTCTGCTCAAAGATTGGCTCATCAGCGAGGCTCTCTGTCTACTGTCTAAGGTAATACACCCCCATCCTCTACCACTGTCATTCACTGTTCCCCTATCCTGCTTCATTTGTCAGTTATCAGGACCTGGTACTTATTGATTCTTGCTCCACTGGTATGTTACTCCAGGAGGGTAGTTACTTTGTTCACTCACTGCGATATCcatgtgcctagaacagtgctggGCACATGGCATGCTCAAAAGTTAttcgttgaatgaatgaatgttgaggCCTGCACACTCTTTTCCTGCGTACCCCCACATTgttccctctcacttcctgcccctccttGCTGCCTTCTCAGCTTCCCTCATTACCTCTGGACGGCTCTTGAGCAGGGACCCtgcaatgaaaatgaaatggaTGTAGGTCCTCTGGCAGACCTCAGACTCCCAGGCTTtcaccctccacaccccaccaCGATGGGTTACTGCCCACCCTGGGGTCCCTGAAGGAACAGGCTATCATGACCCTTCTCTCTAGGCCCagaatggggcgggggaggggctggagggagatgATGTCTACTTATGTTGGGAGCAGGCATGGGGAGTCTTGAGCATGTGGAAGGGTTGTACTGGGGAAGATGAaaattccctcccaccccctcccgcaTCCAGGTGGGGACTGACAACCACATCGAAGCCTGCATCCAGCCCTTCCTACCCAGCTTCCTGCAGAGAGACGGGTGGCTCTTCCAGGTGCAGGCGAGGATGGTGGAGAGGAACAGCAGGGAGACCAGGGGCAGCAGGATGGCCAGCATCAGCATAGTTCCTGCCAGgacagcagacagcaggcagCACGATGgggggagaagggcagaggggaaggaagttCATGAATAGCTTTTCAATTCTCTGGGCAACCCAGACAAAAAATAAGTTCCTACAGGCAGAATTAGAGTCAGACACTTCCCTGGGCGGCAGAGAAAGGGAACTCAGTTGGACTTGGGAGGACCTCCTGATAGCCAGGAGAAAGTGTCGGAGATGGAGATGTTTGGGGTGGTGCAGTCCCAGCGGCCTGAGGCAGTTGATTTTCAAGGGCTGGAAGTGGTGGTGAGAGGCAGTACAGGGAGGGCGGGGCTTAGGGCTATAAGCAGACTCAGGCCACAGGGCTGAGACCCGTTTCTGTGGACTTGACCGTCTTACAGAGAGGCCACCACAGGAACTGAGAGTGCCCCTCTGTACCTGTGGGGTGttcacagaggtgggagagtcGGGGAGCCTCACTTCTGAATTCTGCCTGTGGTTGCCTGGGAGACTAGGGGTTGCAAGGTCTCCACCCGCTTGCAGGTTCCAGGAGGGAATGGGAACAGGAGGCTGGGTGCTCAGTTCCCCAGGACCCGATGTGGGCAGTGGATAGCTTCTGTCTTTCTATGGGCCTCAGTGCTGCCATCCACTGCCTGGAGTCTGTGGTGTCCATCAACTACACCTGGGGAGGGTCAGGAAGCCTTGGACATTTGCACCTGGGCGGTGGCTCTCTCCAGTCCACCTGGATCTGTGGCTGAAGGGAGTACAGGAGGGAGGCATGGGAAGAAATGGGACCTGGAGTCTTGAATATGTggcttcccagctgtgtgactttttaAGTCAGttcacctctctgagcatcaattttttttcatatcctatctaataaagagggaatatgctaattgaccctcatgccatcacaaagatgatggcacccacagccaataaggagggaatatgctaactgactgtcatgccctcaaagatgacagtgcccacagccacaagatggtggttgcccagtcccctcagccctgccatgcacctgcctctggagtcccccagtccccttagccccccagccacccagggccacctgaggctcaggtaaccagggccggcagaggcttgtactgccagcagtggcagcagcagaggtgtgatggggtgttgccttcccctgatagttgggtcacctccagcccctgagggctcctggactgtgagagggggcaggctgggatgagggaccccccctccagtgcatgaattttcatgcaccaggcctctagtataaaataagggGATTAGACTCTCTAAAATGCCAATCATATTTGAGACAcagttaaaaattaataagaggacatggaaaatatttatgatatagTTGAATGAAAAGCCAGGTTACAAAATATTCAAATGACTccacttttaggaaaaaaattataagtatagacatacacagaaaaatgtttgggaagatatataaaaaatgttaaacagTGGCTATTCTAGGTGATGGTTCTGTAGGTGATGATTAATTTCTATGTgtctgaattttataattttttatagtgTGCATGCATCAAAAAGTAAATGATCGGAGTAGAGGTCTTCATAACACCAGTTACCACAtgggtgatcttgggcaagtcacacaACATCTGAGCCTCCTGTCAGTGAGGAGGATAATAGAACTACTTGATAGGATCAATAAGAGGATTAAAATGATTAGTGAATGTTAAGTATTTGAAGAGTGCCTGACACCCTTGCTCTGAGCAAACGGAAGCTAAgattataaatatttgctaattttaaaaagctaataaaataAACTCTTTCCCAATGAATAATGATTCCAGCCATTAGAAATATCCTGTAATTGTCTATGAGGCTAGGACACCAAtaactccaccaaaaaaaaaccccaaaagagTCAAATGTGGAATTACCTCTCTAACAGTGAAAGTGTGCAATCTAATAAAGAGGCACTCCATCTCGTAAATGGATTATATGATGGTGGCAAGTACAAAATGGTGACAGCGATGTCAGTTACAGTGACATCGCCTTAGCCTaatattatatgtataatatgtaaCTTAAaaagtgtgcgtgtgtgcgcgcgtgcgtgtgtaTGAGCGTGTGTGTAAGTAAGCTGGCTCGGGGACACTCCAATTTCTCTTTAAGGAACTTTTCTTCTTGACCCCATCCTGAGAGAGAAGGATTCACcttttccctgttttttttttttttttcagatgggaGGAATTAAGGTATTTTCCCAGatacccccacccctggcccctcaCCTGGCATCTCGGGGGTTTCTGGTGGATTTCTGCAGCTGGTGTCAGACTGGGCAGTGCCTGGCGCTGCTTCTACCAGGCCCAGGTCCTCACACCTGTGGAGGAAAGAAAGGCCCGATTCAAGAGGGCACGCGGCTGCAAGTGGCAAGTGGCAAGGAGGGTCCTACAGAGTTGAGCTCGGCGGTGGGGTTGTCAGCAGCTGGGGCttctgggagggtgggaggaacaTGGGCACACTCAcctggtgtggggcaggcagctggCATCCGGGGAGGAGGTGTTCTGGAAGTGCCCTGCCTTACAGGGCACACAGTGGTGATTAGcctccccagcctcacctggcAAGAGAGAGGCAAGGCCAGAGAGGATGAGTGGGCAAGAGCTGCAAACTTCCTTTACGCCCACTGgatggcccctccctgcccacccaccccattcTGTAGCTGGTACCTTTCCTGATCTCACCCTTGCCGAGTTTCCCCagtgctgaggggacccccccgaccccccagccCCGATCCCTGCGCCTGTCCCTGTTCCATTTCTCTGCAGGCAGAGGCTTTTTATGCCAAAGAGAACTACCTGGAGGCTCACCATGCACACGGTACCGTGCTTCCTGCCCCCATTCAAGATCACCAgcacccagcctcctccctgccttctGCCCTTAGTGACCTCTGACCTTTGCGCTCAGCTTCAGtgcccggtgggcagtcggagaGTGGCTCGCAGTGTATACACTCATGGTCCCAACGGACGCAGAACATTCCTGGCTGGCAGTGGCACTGGGTTTTCTGTTTGCTAGTGCAAGGCGCAGTCTCCTGGAAGCCCAGGACTTGTGGGGAGACAAGacagctgggtggaggggctgctCTCCAGGGGATCCCGGCCCTCCCCCAGGCGCACCTCACTCACTCTGGTCACAGGGGCGGCACAGCTGGCAGATGGACAGATGGTTCCAGTGCTCGTTGTAGGAGTTTTCAGGGCACGTGGCACACACGGTGTCCTGGTCACGGCTACATTCAGCGGAGACGTGAGTGCCTGGAATGTGAGTGGGGCGGTAGGAGTGTCCGGGGACCAGGGTTCCACCCTTACTTCTGCCgcctgctgtgtgaccctgggcctgTCCCTCTCGGTGCCTGCCTATGAGGGATGGCCAGCGTCTCTCACTGTCTCTGCCAGCTCCAGCTCGTTTTCCTGGGAGATGGTGTCTCCCTGCCTTTGGAGGCAGCGAGGTGGACAGGAGCCCCCTGGAAcccgcctccctgccccaggcttccTCTGGCCAGTGCCTCTCACCTGGGGggcagcgggagcagcaggcCTGATGCTTGGGTTCGTAGTATTCCTTTTCCTGGTCCCGGCAGGTTTGGTTCTCCGTGTGGTATGGGGGCAACTTCAAGGGGAGACGGATATGGGGGAAGAATTATTCAGgggtcagctggggagggcagagagacCAGAGAAGGAGCTGCCCGTATCCAAGCCAGCACCCACCCACCTGCATGGCCCCTCCCTCACCAGTCGGGGCTGGGATGCTGTCAGGAGACCGCAGAGGCCTAGTACGAGtggcccccaggccaggccgcaGGGGGAGGCCCACAGCGGGCGCATGGCCGCCAGTCCAGCCGGGTGGAGGCCTGGGGGTAAGGTGAGAGGCCTGGCCCTTGGGGCAGTGGTGACAGCAGCCTCCGGAGCCCGGGGC
Encoded proteins:
- the LTBR gene encoding tumor necrosis factor receptor superfamily member 3 isoform X2, encoding MQLPPYHTENQTCRDQEKEYYEPKHQACCSRCPPGTHVSAECSRDQDTVCATCPENSYNEHWNHLSICQLCRPCDQILGFQETAPCTSKQKTQCHCQPGMFCVRWDHECIHCEPLSDCPPGTEAERKGEAGEANHHCVPCKAGHFQNTSSPDASCLPHTRCEDLGLVEAAPGTAQSDTSCRNPPETPEMPGTMLMLAILLPLVSLLFLSTILACTWKSHPSLCRKLGSLLKSRPEGEESNIADGNWQPPSINPHIPDLVKPLLPIPGDLPLASAWPPPPPVVEQEVLQQQSPLSQARELEAELPEQGQVAHGTNGFHVTGGSVTVTGNIYIYNGPVLGGARGPGDPPAPPEPPYPIPEEGAPGPPGLSTPYQEDGKAWHLAETETLGCQDL
- the LTBR gene encoding tumor necrosis factor receptor superfamily member 3 isoform X1, producing the protein MRPLWASPCGLAWGPLVLGLCGLLTASQPRLLPPYHTENQTCRDQEKEYYEPKHQACCSRCPPGTHVSAECSRDQDTVCATCPENSYNEHWNHLSICQLCRPCDQILGFQETAPCTSKQKTQCHCQPGMFCVRWDHECIHCEPLSDCPPGTEAERKGEAGEANHHCVPCKAGHFQNTSSPDASCLPHTRCEDLGLVEAAPGTAQSDTSCRNPPETPEMPGTMLMLAILLPLVSLLFLSTILACTWKSHPSLCRKLGSLLKSRPEGEESNIADGNWQPPSINPHIPDLVKPLLPIPGDLPLASAWPPPPPVVEQEVLQQQSPLSQARELEAELPEQGQVAHGTNGFHVTGGSVTVTGNIYIYNGPVLGGARGPGDPPAPPEPPYPIPEEGAPGPPGLSTPYQEDGKAWHLAETETLGCQDL